In Melitaea cinxia chromosome 4, ilMelCinx1.1, whole genome shotgun sequence, a single genomic region encodes these proteins:
- the LOC123670128 gene encoding uncharacterized protein LOC123670128, with the protein MASRPGTKKELDPEELMRRKFRAKCLFRALGRLVMANAYWLIEGVDHYEGIDDVRRRVEQAVRGKAKKKQLLSINDKALLNKPAEERTDNEKKYIFRIIGGLKCFKRYPNHVKKKLAAVTYFKYYGPGRTIVRQHHEAHALYFIITGDVTVSQLIYDELLQQHVSVDVGVMHPGDMFGEVSLLHNIPRTATCTTNDHCELLVLMKEDFKNVLQASIQKQWDEVRRAMLAFTYFDALDEVARREGCIVAKMKSYEPNETLLGDGVGVANFVYFILSGRCQMIESLQVIVTTRLGKNYYTLYDPYVPKEESEQDFDTKYFGAYKNLSKVGRESEDTGDGKEQREYVEGTSSKKDSAKSIKLPSSLKRQKSSGTVKSENVKVKSEVETSRVSKGSVDFEVLDTSTSQELLRPSFHKEQRESVRLSIIPQVFGENVGKPLPTQNLRTYFMQVCQLNPGSSFGFGENMRDRRIVALTPVNCMLLPKIWLLQRNTANIWTRIQHYLEKKIPTKKQLFKEFVSARRWQEFRDQLVEDVVSRSNTVNFTSVHDVPYSIRMEEMLDI; encoded by the exons ATGGCTTCACGCCCTGGCACCAAGAAAGAACTg GATCCCGAAGAGCTAATGAGAAGAAAGTTTCGCGCAAAATGTCTATTTCGAGCTTTAGGTCGCTTAGTGATGGCTAATGCATATTGGTTGATTGAAGGAGTTGATCATTACGAAGGTATAGATGATGTCAGACGGAGAGTAGAACAGGCAGTTCGAGGAAAGGCTAAGAAAAAACAATTACTTAGTATTAAT gACAAAGCGTTATTAAATAAACCAGCAGAAGAAAGAACTGAcaatgagaaaaaatatatatttcgtatTATTGGTGggcttaaatgtttcaaacgaTATCCTAAT CATGTCAAAAAGAAACTGGCTGCGGTAACCTATTTCAAGTACTACGGTCCAGGCCGTACGATTGTACGTCAACATCATGAGGCACACGctctttatttcattataactgGCGACGTGACCGTCAGTCAGTTGATTTACGACGAGCTGTTGCAACAGCACGTGTCAGTAGATGTGGGGGTGATGCACCCAGGGGATATGTTCGGCGAAGTGTCCTTACTGCACAATATTCCAAGAACGGCCACCTGTACTACGAACG ACCATTGTGAGTTACTGGTACTTATGAAGGAAGACTTCAAGAATGTTCTTCAAGCTTCAATACAGAAGCAATGGGATGAAGTACGACGTGCTATGTTGGCTTTTACATACTTCGATGCACTTGATGAG GTAGCTCGTCGGGAAGGTTGCATAGTTGCCAAGATGAAATCCTACGAACCGAATGAAACGCTTCTAGGCGACGGCGTCGGCGTTGCTAATTTTGTCTACTTTATTCTATCAGGACGATGTCAGATGATTGAATCTCTACAAGTGATTGTCACAACTCGTCTGGGAAAAAATTACTATACTTTATATGATCCTTAT GTGCCAAAAGAGGAGAGCGAGCAAGattttgatacaaaatattttggtgcatataaaaatttaagtaaggTCGGACGTGAATCTGAGGACACTGGAGATGGTAAAGAACAAAGAGAATATGTTGAAGGAACTAGTTCAAAAAAAGATTCTGCGAAAAGTATCAAGCTACCTAGTTCTTTGAAAAGGCAAAAATCTTCGGGTACTGTGAAATCAGAGaatgtaaaagtaaaaagtGAAGTAGAAACCAGCCGGGTCAGTAAGGGAAGCGTTGATTTTGAAGTTCTTGATACATCTACATCGCAAGAGCTATTACGACCATCTTTTCATAAGGAACAACGGGAATCGGTGAG GCTCAGTATCATTCCTCAAGTATTTGGAGAGAATGTTGGTAAGCCATTGCCGACACAAAACCTTCGAACTTATTTCATGCAG GTCTGTCAACTAAATCCCGGTTCTAGTTTTGGTTTTGGAGAGAACATGCGTGATCGTCGTATAGTAGCTCTGACACCTGTGAATTGTATGCTTCTACCGAAAATATGGCTTCTGCAACGAAATACGGCAAATATTTGGACAAGAATTCAACATTATTTAGAAAAGAAG ATACCAACAAAGAAGCAACTTTTCAAAGAATTCGTTTCTGCTAGAAGGTGGCAAGAGTTTCGAGATCAACTCGTAGAGGACGTCGTTTCCCGCTCCAATACCGTGAACTTTACATCGGTACATGACGTTCCATATTCGATACGTATGGAGGAAATGCttgacatttaa